The DNA window GTAGATCTGGATCGGAGCGAGTATGTGGATACGGTAAAAGGGCTGTTATTCAACAGTCAGCTTCCTATTGATCTTCCCTATCGCAAATGTAATTTTGGTCTGGAAGCGAACAGCGCAGATGCACTGACGATGCAGACAGCGATCGGACAGGGCGATACCCTGGTATCTCCGATGTATATGGCGATGCTTACAAGCGCTGTGGCAAACGGCGGTAACCTGATGACACCATATCTGGTGGAAAAGATCGAGAGCTATACCGGAACGACAGTAAAATCCTATACACCAAAGATTTATAAAAAACTGATGACCGCACAGGAAGCATCCAAACTGACAGAACTGATGACCGGTGTTGTGGAAAAAGGAACCGGATCTGCACTTTCCGGAAGAGGTTACACAGCAGCAGGAAAGACCGGAACCGCAGAGCACGGAGATGCCAGCAGCACGACACCGCATGCATGGTTTGTAGGATTTTCCAATGTGGAAGATCCGGATATCGTCGTCAGCGTGATCGCAGAGGAATCCGGTTCCGGAAGCGAAGTGGCAGTGCCGATCGCACAGAAAATCTTTGATGCGTATTACAATAACTAAAAGGTTGCAGAGTTTTCAGAAAAGAGGTATACTTGAGGCAGTGAAAATGCTGCGAAACGATCGTTAAGTACAGCAGCAAAAAGATACACAACGCATTACAGGAGGATTTGCAAATGATTGAGGCAACGAGCTGTGGCGGAGTGGTAATATATCGGGGAAAAATCCTGACTTTATACAAAAGCTATAAAAACAGGTATGAAGGATGGGTTCTGCCAAAGGGAACTGTGGAAGAAGGAGAGGAATATCACGAGACGGCTCTCCGCGAGGTAAAAGAAGAAGCAGGTGTACAGGCTTCCATTGTAAAATACGTGGGAAAAAGCCAGTACAGCTTCAGTATTCAGGATGATGTGGTGGAAAAGGACGTGCACTGGTTTTTGATGTCGGCGAACAGCTATCACAGCAAACCGCAACGGGAAGAGTATTTTGTGGATTCCGGTTATTACAAATTTCACGAGGCTTACCATCTGCTGAAATTTTCCAATGAACGCCAGATTCTTGAGATGGCATACAATGAGTATCTGGATTTGCGAAAATCCAATCTCTGGGGAAACCGCAAGTATTTTTAAAACGGATACATGGTGAAAAATGGGGAGGGATAAAAGATCCCTCCCTTTTCCGCATAAGAAAGGGGTGTTTTTGAAGACAGGATGCTGAAATGGTCTAAGAACTTATATTACGGAGAACAGGCAAAGAAAAAGGCAACGCGGATCCGCTGGCGTGTGGAGCATCGAAGACCACAGTATGAGGTTTATCTGATCACCCTGGCGCAGAATCCGGAAAACCAGCTGGAGATCACAGAGGCAAACCAGTTATTACAGAAAACTGTTTATCGAAGATGCCCGGAGATCATCGGAATCGCATGCGGTTATGGAGAGGCGCTGGAACTGGTCCGGCAGCTTGCCGAGGCTACATACAGAAAGCAGAAAAACGGAGACATCCGCCACTATCTCAGCGGACAGCAGGAGGATGAAGCATGCACGTAATACTGACAATTTTAAAGATTCTGGGAATCCTCCTGCTGGTTATCCTGGGACTGCTTCTGGCGATTGTACTTTCGGTGCTGTTTGTTCCGGTAAGATATCAGCTGGAAGGAGAAAAACCATCCCCCGGATGGAGTGAGGCAAACGGAAAAATCCGGGTTTCCTGGCTGCTGCATCTGATTCATCTGCGGATACAGTACCGGGAGAAAGAACTGGACTGGGAGTGTTATTTTTTTTGTGTGCCACTGAAGAAAGCCGGAGCGGCTCTGAAAAGATGGAAAAAGAAGAGAAGAAGGAAAAAAGCACAGAGACGTAAGGAACAGAGAAAACAGGCGGCGCAGAAGGCTGCACAGGCACAGAAGGCGGCTGTGGAGAGAAAAGAGAAAGAAAAGCCGCTACAGATAGAAGAAAAGGCGCGGACGGCTGAGAAAGAGCAGAGAGTGGAAGAAAAACAGATAGAATCAGAGAGATTGAAGACGACTGAGCCAGAAGCGAAAGAAGCAAAAACAACAGAGTCCGAAACAAGGAAAACGGACGCGACAATAACAGAAAAACAGGACACGGACAAGCCGAAAGAAACAGAACTTACAAAGACAGAGCCGGAAAAGACGGAGAATACTCCGAAAAAAGAAACAATCTCCGAAAAACTGTCACGGTTTTGGAACAGATGCAAAAAAATCATCGGTTCGATTCTTGGATTTCC is part of the Blautia faecicola genome and encodes:
- a CDS encoding DUF2953 domain-containing protein — encoded protein: MHVILTILKILGILLLVILGLLLAIVLSVLFVPVRYQLEGEKPSPGWSEANGKIRVSWLLHLIHLRIQYREKELDWECYFFCVPLKKAGAALKRWKKKRRRKKAQRRKEQRKQAAQKAAQAQKAAVERKEKEKPLQIEEKARTAEKEQRVEEKQIESERLKTTEPEAKEAKTTESETRKTDATITEKQDTDKPKETELTKTEPEKTENTPKKETISEKLSRFWNRCKKIIGSILGFPGKLKKKLTNIRLTFRGFCDKIKQWRTLWKEESTQAALHFLTEKGRKLIRHVLPRKIRGSITFGCEDPALTGQILGAVAIAYPLYGKGVAVYPRFEEKILEGNLRMRGRIVAACLLWQAWKIYRNPDVRKTLKKIR
- a CDS encoding NUDIX hydrolase — its product is MIEATSCGGVVIYRGKILTLYKSYKNRYEGWVLPKGTVEEGEEYHETALREVKEEAGVQASIVKYVGKSQYSFSIQDDVVEKDVHWFLMSANSYHSKPQREEYFVDSGYYKFHEAYHLLKFSNERQILEMAYNEYLDLRKSNLWGNRKYF